Within the Stegostoma tigrinum isolate sSteTig4 chromosome 35, sSteTig4.hap1, whole genome shotgun sequence genome, the region AGCCACATAGCACTGTATcaattcccaaagtaatcccttCCCCACTCTGGAATTGGAAGAAAACCTGAATGTGAACACAGTTCCAGAATGGTTTATGTAAGAATAGTAACTAATGTTTCAGCTCTTTTTCATTCTGTCAACTCATGTTTCTGTAGCAGTGATGAATTTCCTATTCTCCACAGACATCCTCATGAGGTACTGTACCCTGCAGTAATATCACCACCTACTGGTTTGGGGAGTTATGACACATAGAGATCTCATCCTCAGAATTATAACTTTAATAGAAAAATCTGACATTAAATTTTCAGTATACACCAGGCTTTCTTTCAGAAATCCTTTGATATTTAATGAGAAAATTTAGTGGTTCAGAGCACAATAAATATACTATATATGAGTATAGTATTTTGTACCACTTATCTGTGACATGACGTGCTGAACACTGCACATGTGGATATTGTGTGTATTTTTATGCATGTCTGTATGTGAGCAAAATTTGTTTGTGTATAGATCTCTGAAAGTGAAAGTGTGTCTGAAAATGAGTGTGTTTGAGTTTATGTGTGTGATTGtttgtgaatgtgtatgtgtgtggattgTTGCAATGTTGCGCAGAATACTTTGAATTGGAAGACAAGAAGTtataatttgtttgtaaaaataatAGGGGGTAAAGAGTGTGTAGTCCCATTTAGAGGTGATGTGtttttctaagcttggagatttaGACAAAAATGTCTGCAAGCAGCTACAGATAtgcagacagttctgaaatagaAACATTTGCATTCATTGAAAGCGGCTGGAAACCCAGGCTATTTTGATTttaaggcaaccagcttgaatatcagccaattaatttaaaccaggcacctAGAGACTGAAAACCAATTGattttaaatctgttggtattgACAACCTAGGACCGATCCGATTATAATAAAATTcacaggtcatcaagggtatataaGAAGAAGGAAgtatgtttctgttgatgggtgagtccagaaccagacgacacagtttaaaaataaggggtaggccatttagaacagagttgaggaaaaacttcttcacccacagagtgctggatatatggaatgctctgccccagaagacagtggagaccaactctctggatacttgcaagaaggagatagatagaactcttaaagatagtggaattaagggttatggggataagacaggaacaggatactgattgtggatgatcagccatgatcataatgaatggtggtgctgactcgaagggctgaatggcctactccagcacctattgtctattgtctattgaaaatCAGAGTGAGAGGAAACTGCCATCGGAAGAGTAAAACTCTAGGTTTCACAAAAATCTTTAAGCTCTCTGATAAAGTACCACCTAAAAAGTACCACGGCACTCTTAGCCAATATTCCTGACATTAGAATTCAACAAATCAGAGGCGTTTTTGATGGAGAAAGGCATTCCTGGTTGAGGATCAATGGAGTGGTCACGGAACATTCCAGAAGTCACATCCTGATTGTACTTTTGAGAGtcttaagttttaattttttttactatttTTGTTTATATAAGTGGAACTTGTACTTATTGGAAcggcataccattagaattttgttttattaaggaATAGTTAGTTGTTAAGGGGGAAtttttggtttgttagtagttctatTAGTTTGTTCACTgctagagttagataaataaatgttATTTGTTGCTTGTAGAGTGAGTGAAaggattttgtttcatttaacaTCTCCTTTACAATAGATTGGGAGGTATAAGGCAGGTTATatcatttttttctcatttcctttaGCAAATTATGAGGTGAGGCAAGGCTTTCTGGGTATTTCAGTTTTTAATATCAGAGGGGTTTGACCTCCTCTCCACAACAGcatatagagtcatatagcatggaaacagacccttcagtcaaactggtccatgctgaccagatatccacatctcatctagtcccatttaccagcatttggcccatatccgttgTTGTAGAGGCCATTAACtaaagttggtgtgtgtgtgtgtgtgtgtgtgtgtgtgtgtgtgtgtgtgtgtgtgtgtgtgtgtgtgtgtgtgtgtgtgaaaaaacATGAGTGTGAACAGGCATGTGTGTACAGAGATGCAGCTCTCACCTTGACCTGGGAGTGTGTGGCCTGATGTTGTTCCAGACTAACAGCATGCCCAAAGGCTTTACCACAGCCCTCACAGACGAAGAGCTGGCTACCACTGTGTGACCTTCGTACATGCACCTCTAGCCCATGAGAAGTTGAAAACACCTACAAACAAATACAACGGATATAAGAGTGGCTTTCAGTGATTCCAGACTGCAGAATGATAgatgtctacagcacagaaaaaggcccttcagcacactgagtctgcaccagtcaaaaacaattaGCCAACTATTCCAGTTTGACAAAGCAACTCACTTTATTCTgctacatccacaaacaaacATTCTCTTCAATATTGATCCTCTATCATAGTGGTGTGTACCTCTGCAGAAATAGACAAACTGATGCTACAAATTGAAGCAAATGAATATGATCTCATAGCCATTATGTAAATGTtattacaaggagatcaaaagtgGGGACTTGACATTCATGAATGTATGACCTTTTGGAAAGAAAGGGCGGGTGGAAAATGTGCTGGTGGAGCATTGCTCATAAGAGATGAAATGAGGTCATTGTGAGAGATGATCTCAGCTTGGATGATGTAGAGTGCATTTGGGCGCAGGTTAAGAAAAGCAAAGGAAGGAAGACATTGGTAGGAGTAATTTGCACAGCCCCAAACAGTAGCCACTGTGTAGGAGAAGCTATAATTGAACAAATATTGGGAGGACAGAACAAAATATAGTAATAACTATGAATGACTTTAATATTCATGTCGATTGGGTGAATCAAATTGGAAAGGGAGCAACAACAACTAGTTCATTGTGTGTATTAGGGATAGTTTCCTGGAGCGATATGTCATGgagtcatcctgggagcaggctATCCTGGACCTGGTAATGAGGCAGGTTGAATAAATGGCATTAGCGTAAAAGATCCCCtaggaagtagtgatcataaAATGATTGAATTCAATATTCAGTTCGAGAGTGAGAAACTTAGGTCCGAAACAACTGAGTTTAACTGAGTATTGGAGCTGGGATATCATTTTGAGGTTGTATAGGGCATCAGTGAAGCCactaatgtgtgcagttctgattgccttGCTATAGTTTAGATGTTATTGAGATGGGcaaggttcagaaaaaaaaaattatcgTGATGTTGGTGGGAATTGAGGCTTTGGATAGGTTGGGTTACTTTTCCACTGGCGTGTAGGAAGTTGAGTGGTGAGAGGTTTATGAAATGATGAGGTGCATAGacaaggtaaatagcaaaggtcttttccttaggaaggagacagttcaaaactaggggatatatttttaaggttaaaggagaaagatataaaaagttcctgaggggcacctttttcagacagagggtggttcttatgtggaatgaactgccagaggaatttgccaaatgcaggtacagttgcagcatttaaaagacatttggataggtacatgaatagaaaatgcttagaggaatatgggccaaatgcaggcaggtgggactagtttaatttaggaaacttggtaggcctggatgagttggaccaaagggtttgttgctgtgctgtataactctatgactgtgtgactgtaaATCAAGGGAAGTACAATGAAATGCATTAGCTAAAATTAATGAAATTAGTTAGCAAAAGGTCACTTCGCTGCAGCTTTGAGAAatgcaacaggtctggcagcatctgtggagagagataaacagaggaAATGAatcaagtccaatgacccttcttcagaactggtagtagctgggaaaaggtgATATTTATGATGATGACTGAGGTCGGGGATGGCAGGGGTAAAGTATGAGTGGACAGGTGGAGATGGAGTTCAAGGAGATAGAGAAAAAATCGGTGTAGGTAGACAAAGGGATTGTTTATAGTATGGCTATGGAAGGACAGaattcaaataagtgataatgggtACTTTGAATAGTCTCTGTCTATGTGAGTCTAATGTGAGTGGGTATAATTGTGACTGTATTTGTGTCTGAGTAGGATTGTGGCTACGTGTGACTGTGATGTTTGGAAGTTTTCGTTAATGGATGTATTTCAGTGTGATagcgtgagtctgtgtgtgactgtgagtggtTGGGTGTAACTgggtgtgactgtgactgtgtgcaTATCCACATTTGTCAGTATAAGACTGTGAATATAACTGGATGTATCTGAGTATGATTGTGATAGTGTGTGTTTGGATGTATGTCAGAGACTCCGTGACAGGGTGtaattgtgattgtgtgtgtctgggtgtgattCATTACCTTGTCACATTTGCTGCAGCTATAAGGAGTTTTATGCAGGCTCATCTGTGTGTAGATGACATTACTCTTATCTTCCATGTTCCGTGCAGTGCTCTGGCTCTGAAGTGTGCTCCTGGGGTCCAACATCGGTGAAAGGTAATCCTCAACCAGATGTTTAAGTCCAACTGTGGAGTAAGCACTCCAGGAGTACGGTTGGAATTGTAATCCAAGGCTGCGAGGTGACTCCGAAGAGTGAAGCAAGTTATCTGAAATCAAAATATACAACCAAGGTGATTTAGCTAACTTGACCTAACAATTCCTTACTATTGCAGACTCTTTCTCCTTCACATATGGATCCATTTCATTCCAATTCCAACCAGTCTTCTAAAAGctgttttattgaggggaggatGGTGGCATTCTATTGATAATCTTAGTAAAGTAATCTAGAATATCAGGCTAATGatccagggacatgggttcacaATTCCACCCCAtgaagatgatgaaatttgatttcaataaaaaaggAAAAATCTACAATGGAAAGCTAGCCATGGGTAAACCATATAGCTAgagttgttaaaaaaaatctggttcaccaatgtctttcaggaaaggaaatctggcatctttaccTGATCTAGACTATGTATGGGACTCTTGTAGATTTGGCAGcacagactcaaggggccaaagggcctcttctgtactgttaTTGTCcaatgtgactctagactcacagtgatgtgattgactcttatctgccctgtaggcaattagggataagcaataaatctAGCCCAGCCGCATCCTGTAAAGAATGTACAATAAATTCAGCCTTGTTGTAACAGGGCAGCAACCATTGGGATTTTCTCAGTCGTCATACTCTGCTTATACTGCTCACAGAACCGCAGAATTGCTATAGTACAGGAGGATATTTGGCCCATCGTACCTGCACATCTCTGCAAATTGAGAATCATTACCTTGTGCTAATCTCCTTCTTTTTCTCCATACCCTGGCAGACTATTTCTATCTAatgatcatccaatgccctcttgaatgcctcaattgaacttgtCTCTACCATActctaactacttgctgtgtgataAAGGTTTTCCTTACTTTATacttgtttcttttgcacatcactttcaaTATTTCCCttaatttttcttttacaaatgggaacagcttataccttctactctatccagcccacACATGATCTTGAAAAATATCAAGTCTCCTCCAGTCATCTAGCACTTCACATGATCagtgaagtattaaatatctTTTCCAGGGTCCCAGAAATATCCTCCCTTTCATCTTAATCCTGCTAAAACCTAATGTCTCCTCCTCATTAATCTTAACACGTTCTAGAACTCACCATCCCAGCTGAAGTCTCCAGCTACAATATCTTTCTCCTTTGTggatacagatgagaaatattaatTTACAACCTCACCCACGTCCCCTGGCTCCATGTACAGTTTGCTTCATTGGTCTCTAATAGGTCCCACTCGTGCCCTGGGGATCATCTTACTCTTAATGTACATTTAGTAAAAGTCTTGGGCTTTTCTTGATAGCATCTGCCAAATATATTTTGAAGTCCTCTTGCCTTCCTAGTTTACTTTTAAAGCAATCCTCTGCACTCTCTTTACTTTTGAAGGTCCacaccgccgccccccccccaactgtTTTTAATGTGCTGAACCTGAcctatgcttccttcttttttgtTATTAAACTCTcaatatcccttgacatccaggggTCCCTGGACTTGCTGTCCTTGCCATTCTCTCCTAGAGTTCTGGCTCTGAGTACTTATTAGACTGCTTTTAAAAAgctcccactttccaaatgtagacttatctgcaagtagctgctcccagtctaAGTTTGCCAGTTCCTGCTTAATGATACTGAAAtcagccttcccccaatttagatGCCTAACTTCCGCATTATCCTTATCCCTTTCCACAATGACTTTGATATTGACAGAGTTATGGTCATTATCCTCAAAATGCTCACCCATtcaaacttcaaccacttgactgGCTTCACTCCCTAGAATTAGATCTAGCACTTCCCCATGTCTAGTTCAATTTTCTATGTACAGGCACAAGAAGCTCACCTGGATGCACGTTTAAAATTCCTCCCTGTCTAATCCTTTCATTTTAAGGTGGTCCCAGTtaatgttagcaaagttgaaatcccctacttCTATTATACCATTCTCTCTTTCTGTGATTTGCcgacatatctgctcctctatctcccCTGAATTGTTGGGAAACCTGTAGAATAGAAAGATAATCACCACTTTCTTATTTCTACTTGCCTCACAAGTGACTGATTAGCACCTTAGTCTTAACTGTTGTATGCCTTTTAGACCGCCTTATCCacatgttgccactttcaggggtCTGTATACCCAGATCCCCCTTTACAAAAATGGTCCTCAGGATTCTGCCAATCATTGTATaatttgcacctgaatttgatcttccaaaatgcatcaccttgggtttgtccagattgaactccacttGCCATTTCTCTATCCAATTATGCAATCTATCCATATCCTTCTGTATCcattgacaatcctcctcactgtctgccactccgtcaattttggtgtcatctgcaaactcagaaGGATTGGCGAACTAATGGAAGAAGAGTTGGGGttgggggcattttcaggatggcgaCGTGTAAGTAGGGGAATGCCACAGGGATTTTGCTGGGCCTACAGTTATTTATAATATATAGtaatgatttaaatgaggaaagtgaatatacTATCATTACGTTTGTGgctgacacaaaaataagtggaacGCAAATAATGGTGATGACAAAGAGTCTGCTGAGTGATGTAGACAGGTTAAACAATTGGATAAAagtttggcagatagaatataatgtgggaaaatgttagattatgcactttgacagaaagaatagaaaacccaaatgtcatttaaatggagaaagactgcagaaagcttcagcacagagggatttgggtatcCTTTTAAATAGATCACAAAAATTTAGCATCCAAGTTCAATAGGTAACAGGGAGGACAAATGGAATGTTTATTTCAatgggaatagagtataaaaataagaACATCTTGCCAAAACTGTACAAagcactagttagaccacagttggaatactatGAACAATTTTAGGCTCTTTAACTAAGAGGTAGATATACTGTATTGGAGACAGTCTAAAGAAGGTTCAACTTGGTTGATTTTGGCATTGAGGGACAGTCTTAGGAGAAGAGGTTTGGTAGTTTGGACTTTTACTCACTGGTGTTTCAAAaaatgagaggtggccttatttATATCTTTAAGATTTTATAGGATAGATGCAAAAACGTTATTTCCCTTGGTGGCAAGGCATAGTCTAGAAGGCACAATCTCCGACAATGGAGTAACCTAGTTAGGACAgcaataaggaggaatttcttctcccgaaaggtcgtgaatctgtggaattttttactgCATAGGGCTGTCAATGCTAGGCtgttaggtatattcaaggctatgatagataggtttttaaacagtaagggaatcaaggactatgggGCAAAGGCAAGAATGTGGAGTTGGAGATTATCAGAGTCTTGTGGTCTCATGGAGCTTCCAGCTGGTGTCTGTTCCTTGGGGGAACAGGAATAAGGAGGTTGAATTAACCATAGACACAAAATATGGAAAGTTCTGAagttatttctttttaaagacACACCAGATGAGGAGACAGATCCCCAGAAGTTCTCCACTTGACTTTCGCATTTTACTGTCTCTGTTCCATGAGCATTTGTGAAGATTTCTCTTGCCCTGATTGATCCAGTGTTTATCTGAGGTGTTCTCCAACACCCGAACTCTGACCCTTGCCCCAAGATGTCCTTCTCAGTGGGAGTGACACTTTGGGAGGGCTCCAGAAATTTGGTTGAAGCATCTGACGTTCCTTGGGACACAGGCTTATCTTGGTCAGCTTGCTCTGatgagaaagaatgagagaggcAGTGTCAAGGGGGTGTCGGCCGTAACTACTAGAACAGTAGATAGTGTAACCGCGAACTTGCAGgaatcacagttccatcagtagCTGACAGTAGAGCTAGAACCATGTGCCACAGTCAAATTGGGCAACCAAAGGAACCAGACACTCGGACCAGATTTGTGCCCCAATGTTCCCAGGGTCAGGCTTAAAAGCACTGTATCAATCAGTCATCAGTACGGGGGACAACTGTAAAGTTATTCACTACTCAGTCCTTGTGCTGGCTTGTGGGTGTTGGGAGAGACCGTCTTCTCCTGAGGACAGACCATGAAGGGTGGGGGTGAGACCATATTTCCTTCTACAGACTACATGTCATTAAtgttagccatgggtgaggtcccagaagactggagggtaacAAATgtacccttattcaagaagggctgcaaagaaaaacctgggaactgtagaccagtaagcttaacgtCTGTGGTAGATAAGTTACTTTAGAAGATTCTGAatgataagatatacatgcatttgaaaGTGGACAGGGTTTGAcaaggagtagtcagcatggatttgtgcatgggagatcatgcctcacaaatttgttagagttgtTTGATGAAGTGACctggaagattgatgagggcaggccggtagacatagtctatatggatttcagtaaggcctttgataaagttccacatggcaggctgctctgaaaggttagatcgcatggaatccatGGAGATCTGGCagattggatacacaattggcttgatggtaggaagcagagagtaatagtggaaggatgcttgtcagaatTGGACGCCTATGACTCATGGTGTGACTCAGGGATTGGTGCAcagcccattgctgtttgttatctgtatCAATGTATTGGATGAGAatgcacaaggcatgattagacagtttgtggatgacactaaaataggtggtatagtggacagtgaggaaggttaacagaaattacagcaggatcttgatcagttagggaagtgggccaagaaatggcaaatggagtttaatataggtaagtgtgaagtgttgcattttggaaaatcaaatcaaggtagcagtttcatggtgaatggtagggccttaggagtgtaatagaacagagggaccttggagttcaggtgcacagttctctgaaagtggagtcgcaggtagacagggcagtgaagaaggcttttggcacatggccttcatcagtcagggcattgaatatagAAGTAGGGAAGCTATGTTGCagttgtgcaggatgttggtgaggccacatttggagtattatattCAGTTTTAGCCACCTTGCTATAGgaggaatgttattaaactggaaagcatacagaagagatttacaaggatattgccaggactcaagggtctgagttacagggagaggttgaacaagataggacttttttctttaaagtgtaggagactgaggggggaatcttatagaattGTATCAGATaacaagaggcatggataggatgaatacacTCAGTCTTTTTTCTCAGTGTTGGGTAATCGAGGATTAGAAGACATCAGTTTAAGataagtgggggggggaagaatacatgggaacctgagggccAACTTTTTTACATGGAGGATTGTATGCATATATAATAAGCTGCTTGTggaagtgataataggaactgcagatgctggagaatccgagataccaaggtgtgcagctggatgaacacagcaggccaagcaccatcttaggagcaagaaagctgatgttttgggcctagacccttcatcttctaggcctgaaacatcagctttcctactcctaagatgctgcttagcctgctgtgttcgtccagctgcacaccttgtcaTGCCTggggaagtggttgaggtgggtacattaacaaaatttaaaagccatttggacaaatacatggatgggaaagttttagagggatatgagccaagttcagggaaatggggttggcatggatggacattttagttgacatggaccagtttgggctgaaggccctgtctctgtgctgtagcaccctatgactctgactctgtgtCAAGATGCAGCCATATTGAGCAGGATGTTGGATTGTCTTAGGAAACGGGTAGAGGTTTGAATTGTCCTGAGCAGGCAGGCGACTATTGGTGGAAGAGCCCCTGGGCagaaaactaggagcaggaataggccatttggccctccaaacctacTCCACCATACAGTATGATCATCAATGATCCTCtctctcaatgccatattcctggtttctccccattccctttgatgcctttaacattgaaaaatgtatctttcttgaatacattcagggACTTGggctccacagccttttgtggtagagaattccaaaggttaacTAATCTTTGAGTGAAGTAAGTTTTCCTCACTTTAGTCCGAAATGGCCTGCTCCATACATTGTCACTGTGTCCCCTGGTTTAGACTGCTCaatcagggaaaacatcctccctgcatctagttcGTCCAGCTCAGttagaaattttgaagcttgcgaaatccacactgataccaatgggctgcagggttctcaagtggaatatgagttgctgttcctgcaaccttcgggtggcatcgttgtggcactgcaggaagcccaggatggacatgtcatctaaggaatgggagggggagtttcacaagcttcaaaatctcccctctcccgaccgcatcccaaaactagcccagcttgtcccaactccctaacctgttcctcttctcacctgtcccctcctcccacctcaagctgcacccccatttcctacctactaacctcatcccaccccgttgacctgtccttgctccctggactgacctatctcctcccctacctccccacctacactcacctttactggttccatccccaactcttcaacttgtttgtctcctctccacctatcttctcctctatccatcttcaatctgcctccccctctctccctatttatttcagaatccccttcccctctcccatttctgatgaagggtctaggcctgaaacgtcagctttcctgatcctaagatgctgcttggcctgctgtgttcatccagctctacacctttttatcttggattctccagcagctgcagttcctattatctctgatacttatagcagggtaaggtttataactgggggaagggtaattacaattctgttaggcaagaacagggtaacataaaatgggaacagatgctgtcagggaagagtaCTGCTGAAATGAGGAGATTGTTTAAgcaatgcatactgtgtgtgctcaatatttttgtccctagcaggcagggaagatgcggtcaagtgagAGAGCCATGGTTCTTGAGAGAAGtcaaacgactggttaagaggaaggaggaggcttatgtaaggtttaggaaacaaggattggaaaagaCTCGAGAGGAATACAAGTTATCcagaaaggagctgaagaaacggcttaggagagctatcagggggcatgagaaaacctgggcagataggatcaaggaaaactttaaggctttttacacatatgtgaggaataagagaatgaccagagaaagggtagggccgatcaaggattgtgaagggaatttgtgcatagAGCCTAAAGATatagtccttaatgaatactttccttgtgtattcacaactgagagagatCTAGCTGTGGTAGTAAGGAAGATGTCCTAGGAATTTTGAAGAAGGTGAAGAATGATAAGTCCCAGGCCTGAtggggatttatccaaggattctatgggaagcaagggaataGATCGCAGGGCCCTTGGCGATGATTTTTTCGTCCTCACTGTTTACGGGTATAAttccggaagattggagagaggcaaatgtcttttccttgttcgaaaaagggaatagggatagccctagaaattacaggccaattagtcttacatcagtggtgggcaaattattggaaagggctctgagagataagCTTTATGATCATTTGAAAAGGCGCAGTTTGATTTgtggtagtcagcatggatttgcaaggggtagatcatgcctcacaaaccttattgaattctttgaaacggtgaccaaacacgtggatgaaggttgagcagtggatgtagtatacatgGATCTAAGTAAGGTGTTTGTTAAGGTTCccccatggtagactcatgcagaaagtaaggaagcctgggatgggggaaatgtggcagactggattcagaattgactgacccttagaagacaaagaacAGTAGtggatgcaaaatattcaatatggtgctcaattacaagtggtgtaccacaaggatctgttctgggtcctctttgtgatttttgtgtgtgatttggatgaaggagtggaagggtggattagtaagttcgcggatgatataaagatgggtcaagttgtggatagtgctgggagttgttctaggttacaaagggacatttttgtaaatgatttggataaaggagtggaagagtggattagtaAATTCGCTGACGATACAAAGATGGGTCAAGTGGTGGATAGTGCTgggggctgttctaggttacaaagtgacattgataggatgcagagctgggctgagaagtggcagattgagtttaaccaagaaaagtgtgaggtaattcattttggaaggacaaaattgaaagcagaatacagggttaagggaaaaattcttggcagtgtcaGGGAGCAGAGgcatcttggggttcatgtccacagttccctgaaagctgccacccaggtggatagagttgttaagaaggcgtatggtgtgttagctttcattagtgATGGGATTTaattcaagagctgtgaagttatgctccagctatataaaagcctggttcggccaaatctggagtattgtgtccagttctggttgcctcattcgaagaaagatgtggaagtgttggaaaagatgcagaggagatttaccaggatgttgcctggaatg harbors:
- the LOC125447490 gene encoding zinc finger protein Gfi-1b-like isoform X1, producing MPRSFLVRCKRVSSYQEQHYSNEDNVQQRLGTARSAEQADQDKPVSQGTSDASTKFLEPSQSVTPTEKDILGQGSEFGCWRTPQINTGSIRAREIFTNAHGTETVKCESQVENFWGSVSSSDNLLHSSESPRSLGLQFQPYSWSAYSTVGLKHLVEDYLSPMLDPRSTLQSQSTARNMEDKSNVIYTQMSLHKTPYSCSKCDKVFSTSHGLEVHVRRSHSGSQLFVCEGCGKAFGHAVSLEQHQATHSQVKEKSFNCKICGKNFKRSSTLSTHLLIHSDTRPYPCQYCGKSFHQKSDMKKHTFIHTGEKPHKCQVCGKAFSQSSNLITHSRKHTGFKPFICSACGKGFQRKVDLRRHQETHTGVDPATV